In the genome of Meles meles chromosome 16, mMelMel3.1 paternal haplotype, whole genome shotgun sequence, one region contains:
- the LOC123927072 gene encoding RNA-binding protein 12 isoform X1, with protein MAVVIRLQGLPIVAGTMDIRHFFSGLTIPDGGVHIVGGELGEAFIVFATDEDARLGMMRTGGTIKGSKVTLLLSSKTEMQNMIELSRRRFETANLDIPPANASRSGPPPSSGMSGRVNLPTTVPNFNNPSPSVVTAATSVHESNKNIQTFSTASIGSAPPNMGASFGSPTFSSTIPSTASPMNTVPPPPIPPIPAMPSLPPMPSIPPIPVPPPVPTLPPVPPVPPIPPVPSVPPMTPLPPMSGMPPLNPPPVAPLPAGMNGSGAPMNLNNNLNPVFLGPLNPVNPIQMNSQSSVKPLPINPDDLYVSVHGMPFSAMENDVRDFFHGLRVDAVHLLKDHVGRNNGNGLVKFLSPQDTFEALKRNRMLMIQRYVEVSPATERQWVAAGGHITFKQSIGPSGQTHPPPQTLPRSKSPSGQKRSRSRSPHEAGFCVYLKGLPFEAENKHVIDFFKKLDIVEDSIYIAYGPNGKATGEGFVEFRNEADYKAALCRHKQYMGNRFIQVHPITKKGMLEKIDMIRKRLQNFSYDQREMMLNPEGDVSSAKVCAHITNIPFSITKMDVLQFLEGIPVDENAVHVLVDNNGQGLGQALVQFKNEDDARKSERLHRKKLNGREAFVHVVTLEDMREIEKNPPAQGKKGLKMPVPGNPTVPGMPSVGMPSAGMPSAGMPGAGIPGAGMPGAGMPGAGMPGAGVPGAGVPGAGVPGAGVPGAGVPGAGVPGAGMPGAGGEEHAFLAVGSKEANNGPPFNFPGNFGGSNAFGPPLPPPGLGGAFGDARPGMPSVGNSGLPGLGLDVPGFGGGPNNLSGPGFGGGPQNFGNGPGSLGGPPGFGSGPPGLGSAPGHLSGPPAFGPGPGPGPGPIHIGGPPGFGSSSGKPGPTVIKVQNMPFTVSIDEILDFFYGYQVIPGSVCLKYNEKGMPTGEAMVAFESRDEATAAVIDLNDRPIGSRKVKLVLG; from the coding sequence ATGGCTGTGGTCATCCGTTTGCAAGGTCTCCCAATTGTGGCGGGGACCATGGACATTCGCCACTTCTTCTCTGGATTGACCATCCCTGATGGGGGCGTGCATATTGTAGGGGGTGAACTGGGTGAGGCTTTCATCGTTTTTGCCACTGATGAAGATGCAAGGCTTGGTATGATGCGCAcaggtggtacaattaaagggtCAAAAGTAACACTTTTGTTGAGTAGTAAAACGGAAATGCAGAATATGATTGAACTGAGTCGTAGGCGTTTTGAAACTGCCAACTTAGATATACCACCAGCAAATGCTAGTAGATCAGGACCGCCACCTAGCTCAGGAATGAGTGGCAGGGTAAACTTGCCTACAACAGTACCTAACTTTAATAATCCTTCACCCAGTGTAGTTACTGCCGCCACGTCTGTTCATGAAAGCAACAAAAATATACAGACATTTTCCACAGCCAGCATAGGATCGGCTCCTCCAAATATGGGGGCTTCTTTTGGGAGCCCAACGTTTAGCTCAACCATTCCGAGCACAGCGTCTCCAATGAACACAGTCCCACCACCACCAATTCCTCCAATCCCAGCGATGCCATCTTTGCCACCAATGCCGTCCATTCCCCCAATACCAGTTCCTCCTCCGGTACCTACATTGCCTCCAGTGCCTCCTGTGCCCCCAATTCCCCCAGTCCCTTCTGTGCCACCCATGACCCCACTGCCACCCATGTCTGGCATGCCACCCTTGAACCCGCCACCTGTGGCACCTCTGCCTGCTGGAATGAATGGCTCTGGAGCACCTATGAATCTGAACAATAACCTGAACCCTGTGTTTCTGGGTCCACTGAATCCTGTTAACCCTATCCAGATGAACTCTCAAAGCAGTGTGAAACCACTTCCCATCAACCCCGATGATCTATATGTCAGTGTGCATGGAATGCCCTTTTCTGCAATGGAAAATGATGTCAGAGATTTTTTCCATGGGCTCCGTGTTGATGCAGTGCATTTGTTGAAAGATCATGTAGGTCGAAATAATGGGAATGGATTGGTTAAGTTTCTCTCCCCTCAAGATACATTTGAAGCTTTGAAACGAAACAGAATGCTGATGATCCAACGCTATGTGGAAGTTAGTCCTGCCACAGAGAGACAGTGGGTAGCTGCTGGAGGCCATATCACTTTTAAGCAAAGTATAGGACCTTCTGGACAAACCCATCCCCCTCCTCAGACACTTCCCAGGTCAAAATCGCCCAGTGGGCAGAAAAGGTCAAGGTCAAGATCACCACATGAGGCTGGTTTTTGTGTTTACTTGAAAGGGCTACCATTTGAAGCGGAAAACAAAcatgtcattgatttttttaaaaagttggataTTGTGGAAGATAGTATTTATATTGCTTATGGACCCAATGGGAAAGCAACTGGTGAAGGCTTCGTAGAATTCAGGAACGAGGCTGACTATAAGGCGGCTCTGTGTCGTCATAAACAATACATGGGCAATCGCTTTATTCAAGTTCATCCAATTACTAAGAAAGGTATGCTAGAAAAGATAGATATGATTCGTAAAAGACTGCAGAACTTCAGCTATGACCAGAGGGAAATGATGTTAAATCCGGAGGGGGATGTCAGCTCTGCCAAAGTCTGTGCTCATATAACAAATATTCCATTCAGCATTACCAAGATGGATGTTCTTCAGTTCCTAGAAGGAATCCCAGTGGATGAAAATGCTGTACATGTTCTTGTTGATAACAATGGGCAAGGTCTAGGACAGGCATTGGTTcagtttaaaaatgaagatgatgCACGTAAGTCTGAACGCTTACACCGTAAAAAACTTAATGGGAGAGAAGCTTTTGTTCATGTAGTTACTCTAGAAGATATGAGAGAGATTGAAAAAAATCCCCCTGCCCAAGGAAAAAAAGGGTTAAAGATGCCTGTGCCAGGTAATCCTACAGTTCCAGGAATGCCCAGTGTGGGAATGCCCAGTGCGGGAATGCCCAGTGCAGGAATGCCCGGTGCGGGAATCCCCGGTGCGGGAATGCCCGGTGCGGGAATGCCCGGTGCAGGAATGCCCGGTGCAGGAGTGCCCGGCGCGGGCGTGCCCGGCGCGGGCGTGCCCGGTGCAGGCGTGCCCGGTGCAGGAGTGCCCGGTGCAGGAGTGCCTGGTGCAGGAATGCCTGGTGCAGGAGGTGAAGAGCATGCCTTCCTGGCTGTAGGATCTAAGGAGGCCAACAATGGGCCTCCATTTAACTTTCCTGGTAATTTTGGTGGGTCCAATGCCTTTGGGCCACCACTCCCTCCTCCAGGATTAGGAGGAGCCTTTGGTGATGCTAGGCCTGGTATGCCTTCAGTTGGAAATAGTGGTTTGCCTGGTCTAGGACTGGATGTTCCAGGTTTTGGAGGTGGACCAAATAACTTAAGTGGGCCAGGATTTGGAGGAGGCCCTCAGAATTTTGGAAATGGCCCTGGTAGTTTAGGTGGCCCCCCGGGCTTTGGAAGTGGCCCTCCTGGTCTTGGAAGTGCCCCTGGGCATTTGAGTGGGCCACCAGCCtttgggcctgggcctgggcctggccctggcCCAATTCACATTGGTGGTCCCCCTGGCTTTGGATCTAGTTCTGGAAAACCAGGACCAACAGTAATTAAAGTGCAGAATATGCCCTTCACTGTGTCTATTGATGagattttagatttcttttatgGCTATCAAGTGATCCCAGGCTCAGTGTgtttaaaatacaatgaaaaaggTATGCCCACAGGCGAAGCCATGGTGGCCTTCGAATCTCGGGATGAAGCCACAGCTGCTGTCATTGACTTAAATGACAGACCTATAGGCTCAAGGAAAGTAAAACTTGTCTTAGGGTAG
- the LOC123927072 gene encoding RNA-binding protein 12 isoform X2, whose protein sequence is MMRTGGTIKGSKVTLLLSSKTEMQNMIELSRRRFETANLDIPPANASRSGPPPSSGMSGRVNLPTTVPNFNNPSPSVVTAATSVHESNKNIQTFSTASIGSAPPNMGASFGSPTFSSTIPSTASPMNTVPPPPIPPIPAMPSLPPMPSIPPIPVPPPVPTLPPVPPVPPIPPVPSVPPMTPLPPMSGMPPLNPPPVAPLPAGMNGSGAPMNLNNNLNPVFLGPLNPVNPIQMNSQSSVKPLPINPDDLYVSVHGMPFSAMENDVRDFFHGLRVDAVHLLKDHVGRNNGNGLVKFLSPQDTFEALKRNRMLMIQRYVEVSPATERQWVAAGGHITFKQSIGPSGQTHPPPQTLPRSKSPSGQKRSRSRSPHEAGFCVYLKGLPFEAENKHVIDFFKKLDIVEDSIYIAYGPNGKATGEGFVEFRNEADYKAALCRHKQYMGNRFIQVHPITKKGMLEKIDMIRKRLQNFSYDQREMMLNPEGDVSSAKVCAHITNIPFSITKMDVLQFLEGIPVDENAVHVLVDNNGQGLGQALVQFKNEDDAHGPLRDLGSALHFL, encoded by the coding sequence ATGATGCGCAcaggtggtacaattaaagggtCAAAAGTAACACTTTTGTTGAGTAGTAAAACGGAAATGCAGAATATGATTGAACTGAGTCGTAGGCGTTTTGAAACTGCCAACTTAGATATACCACCAGCAAATGCTAGTAGATCAGGACCGCCACCTAGCTCAGGAATGAGTGGCAGGGTAAACTTGCCTACAACAGTACCTAACTTTAATAATCCTTCACCCAGTGTAGTTACTGCCGCCACGTCTGTTCATGAAAGCAACAAAAATATACAGACATTTTCCACAGCCAGCATAGGATCGGCTCCTCCAAATATGGGGGCTTCTTTTGGGAGCCCAACGTTTAGCTCAACCATTCCGAGCACAGCGTCTCCAATGAACACAGTCCCACCACCACCAATTCCTCCAATCCCAGCGATGCCATCTTTGCCACCAATGCCGTCCATTCCCCCAATACCAGTTCCTCCTCCGGTACCTACATTGCCTCCAGTGCCTCCTGTGCCCCCAATTCCCCCAGTCCCTTCTGTGCCACCCATGACCCCACTGCCACCCATGTCTGGCATGCCACCCTTGAACCCGCCACCTGTGGCACCTCTGCCTGCTGGAATGAATGGCTCTGGAGCACCTATGAATCTGAACAATAACCTGAACCCTGTGTTTCTGGGTCCACTGAATCCTGTTAACCCTATCCAGATGAACTCTCAAAGCAGTGTGAAACCACTTCCCATCAACCCCGATGATCTATATGTCAGTGTGCATGGAATGCCCTTTTCTGCAATGGAAAATGATGTCAGAGATTTTTTCCATGGGCTCCGTGTTGATGCAGTGCATTTGTTGAAAGATCATGTAGGTCGAAATAATGGGAATGGATTGGTTAAGTTTCTCTCCCCTCAAGATACATTTGAAGCTTTGAAACGAAACAGAATGCTGATGATCCAACGCTATGTGGAAGTTAGTCCTGCCACAGAGAGACAGTGGGTAGCTGCTGGAGGCCATATCACTTTTAAGCAAAGTATAGGACCTTCTGGACAAACCCATCCCCCTCCTCAGACACTTCCCAGGTCAAAATCGCCCAGTGGGCAGAAAAGGTCAAGGTCAAGATCACCACATGAGGCTGGTTTTTGTGTTTACTTGAAAGGGCTACCATTTGAAGCGGAAAACAAAcatgtcattgatttttttaaaaagttggataTTGTGGAAGATAGTATTTATATTGCTTATGGACCCAATGGGAAAGCAACTGGTGAAGGCTTCGTAGAATTCAGGAACGAGGCTGACTATAAGGCGGCTCTGTGTCGTCATAAACAATACATGGGCAATCGCTTTATTCAAGTTCATCCAATTACTAAGAAAGGTATGCTAGAAAAGATAGATATGATTCGTAAAAGACTGCAGAACTTCAGCTATGACCAGAGGGAAATGATGTTAAATCCGGAGGGGGATGTCAGCTCTGCCAAAGTCTGTGCTCATATAACAAATATTCCATTCAGCATTACCAAGATGGATGTTCTTCAGTTCCTAGAAGGAATCCCAGTGGATGAAAATGCTGTACATGTTCTTGTTGATAACAATGGGCAAGGTCTAGGACAGGCATTGGTTcagtttaaaaatgaagatgatgCAC